The Gemmatimonadota bacterium DNA segment CATCGTCATTTACACATCTGACCAGGGCTTTTTCCTGGGCGATCACGGCTGGTATGACAAGCGCTTTATGTACGAAGAATCCCTGCGCATGCCCTTCATCATTCGCTATCCCAGAGAAATCAAACCCGGCAGTATCAACACCGACATGATCCTCAACACCGACTTTGCCCCCACCTTTCTCGACTACGCGGGCATTGACATCCCCGAAACCTTCCAGGGATCGAGCATTCGCCCCTTGCTCAACGGCGAAACACCAGAAGGATGGCAAACATCGATGTATTATCGCTACTGGATGCACCTGACGCACCACCATGTTTACGCCCATTACGGCGTGCGTACCCACCAGTACAAACTCATCTATTACTACGCCGACGGCCTCAATCAAAAAGGATCAATCGAAGACACTAAAGAACCCGAATGGGAACTCTTCGACCTCGAAAAAGACCCTTATGAACTCAACAGCGTGTACGATGATCCCGAATACGCCGATATCGTGCGCGAACTCAAAGACGAACTCTACCGCCTTCAGGCAAAAGTAAAAGACGAGCGGTATATAAAAGACGTGGACGAATAGACGAATAGACGAACCCCGCCCTACCACCCAAAGTTGCTACAAACTCCGTCGTTGATTCGTTGATGAACTGGCCTGAGAAGCGGCCAGTTGTACCCCGCTCCGTTGATTCGCTACTTCGGCACCTTGAGTACCGCATAAAAATTGGCATAGTGCCGGCGGGTCTCTCTGCGAATGATGATACCGACTTCGTCACCGGGTTTCAACTCTGCCAATACATCTTCATAATCCCCCATCGAACGCATGGCTTTGCGATTCATCTCGCGAATCACATCTCCCCGCTGCAAACGCGCCGCATCGGCCGCGCTTCCCGCTCTCACATCGGTAATGAGCATGCCCCATTGTGCATTATAACCAAACTGACGTGCAATACCGGGCGTCATCTCCTGAACATTCAGCCCCAGGACGCGTTGCCGCTCAATCTCCTTCAGACCGCGAAAGGGATCAAACGCATCCACTGTTACGCGCAACTTTTTATTTCCCCCACTTCGGACCACCTCAATTATCACCTGTGCGCCCGGAGGGGTTCGCGCAATACGCGTCAGAAACTCATCTGCACTGGAAATCTCGCGGTCGTTTAACCCCACAATCACATCGCCCGGCTGCAAACCCGTCTGCTCGGCAAATTCCCCCACCTCCTGAATCAACGCACCCCGATTCACAGATAATCCCAGTGGTTCGGAAAGCCCCGGCGTCAGATCTTGAACCACCACATCCAGATACCCGCGTTTAACCTCTCCATCTTCGAGAATCTGCTGCATAATATTGCGCGCCATATTAATTGGCACAGCCAGCCCAATGCCCTGACTGCCCCCGCTGCGCGATAAAATCGCCGTATTCAGACCCACCAGTTCCCCGCGCAAATTCACCATTGCCCCACCGCTATTGCCCGGGTTAATCGCCGCATCTGTTTGAATAAAATCTTCGTAATCCACAATATCTAAATTGCCCCGTCCAATTGCACTCACAATACCGTACGTCACCGTATGCCGCAAACCATACGGATTGCCGATAGCCAGCACCCAGGAACCGACCTTCAACTTATCCGAATCGCCCATCTTTAGCGCGGGCAAATCGCGCCCATCAATTTTCAACACCGCGACATCGCTCTGTGGATCTGTCCCCACCAGTATTGCGCCAAATGTCCTGCCATCGCCGAGTTCTACTTCAATAGAATCGGCCTCTGCAACAACGTGATTATTGGTCAAAATATAGCCATCTCGAGAAACAATAACCCCAGAACCCAAACTCTGTTGCCGCTGTTCTTGCCGGTACTGCCTACCGCCAAAAAGATAATCGAAAAACGGATCGCCCGTCGATCTTCGCACCCCAACCAGCACATCTCTTTTTTTAATAACCGCGACCACACCTGGATTGACCTCGGAAGCCACCGCTGCAAAAGCCTCGCTGAACTTTTCCATTTGCGCGATCGTCGCCTGAGATTCGGGATCAATCTTTGCCTCGACCTGCAAAACCATAAATCCCGCAATCAGTATCCACATCCATCTTCGCATACACCATTTCTCCATTATAGCAATTGATAGTTATATATCACAAGGCGCCAAAAGTTCCTGAAATTGTCCAATCCCGTCAATGACAAAAAAAAAGGCCGAGATCCACAGAGAATCTCAGCCTTTTTAAACTGAAGAATGTGCTTACGCAGCTGACTTATCCGACGGACGCACCTTTTTCAGTGCAGACATCCATGTCAACTCGTAAACCACCAGCGCACCGCGCCACACTTTGACATTTTCAAGCCCGCTACACACCAAGCGCGCGGCCTGTTCAATCGTCGCTTCTGCGGCCTTGACCTCGGGATAATCGGCCACAGTCTTCATGGGAACGGGACCATAAGCAGCGCGAACGCGATTAATCACCTCGCAGACTTCCCGACGAAACTGAGGGATAAAACGGGACCGGGAAGTAGTCCGTTGTACCTTCTTTGATCCTGAATCGATACCCAACATGGGAATAACTCGTCTCATGGGAACATCTCCTATCTAAGTTAGGTGAATATACCGACATAAATCGTCGTATATAATCACAAAAACTTTCCTAAATTCAATTTTTACAGAATATTATATTCCATCTTCCACTCGCTATAAATATAGTGAACATTTGTATATGCGTCAAGGGTAAATGTCATTTTTATCCTAAAAAAAACTTTCCCTCAATGCGCTGCGATATTATCTTTTGCCCTCATCAAGAGAATCCAACTGAAACCTGAAAGGAGCACCATGGCAGACAAACTCAAAGTCGGCATCATCGGCGTTGGCGGCATCGCGCGCACCCACATTCCCGGATGGGCCGCTTCCGAACATGCCGACCTGATTGCTGGCAGCGATATTGACGCAGACGTACTGAACCACTGGGGAAAAAATAACAACATATCCATCCTATCTACCGATCCGGAAGACCTGTTCAAAAATCCCGATATCGACATCATCGACATCTGCACCCCCAACAATTATCACGCCCCATTGGCCATTGCCGCGCTTGAAGCGGGCAAACACGTCATCTGCGAAAAACCGCTCGCCCCCAACCCGGCACTCATCAAAAACATGATTGCCGCACGCGACAAATCTGGCAAAACCCTGATGACAGCGCAGCATTTTCGTTTCTCGGGCAAATCAAAAGCCATGCGAGCCGAACTCGACACAGGCGTACTCGGAGACATCTACCACGCGCGAAGCTGGATGCTCCGCCGCTCAGGGGCACCAAACACACCGGGCTTTATACAAAAACAACACAGCGGTGGCGGTCCTTGCATCGACATCGGCGTACACATCCTTGATCTCACACTCTGGTTCATGAACAACCCCAATCCCGTATCCGTCACCGGTGTCGCCCGTGCAGAAATCGCCCACCAGAAAGGCGCCTTCAGCAGTTGGGGTCTCATCCCATCGGCGCAGTTCGATGTCGAAGACTTCGCCGCAGCATTTGTGCGCTTTGACAATGGCGCAACCCTCGTGCTCGAAGTCAGCTGGCTACTCCACCACAAAACGCAGGGCGAAGACATGCAAATGTGGCTCTACGGCACCAGAGGAGGCAGCCACTGGCCCAGTTGCGAAATCTATCAAAGCAACAACGATATAAAACAACACTACAACCGCACCCTGCAAAATACCCGCGATCTACTCGAACCCCACGCCCAGGAATGCGTCGAATTTGCCCGGGCCATCGCCGAAGGCAAACCATCACCCGTACCCGCCGAGCAATCGCTGCAAGTCATGGCAATCCTCGACGGCATCTATCGCAGCCAGGAAACGGGCGAAGAAGTAAAAATCGCGCAGGAACTATCGTGATCTTTATATCCACCATCGTCGGTCCGCTTGAAGTCAATTGTTACATCCTCGCCTGCGAAAAAACGCGCAAAGGCATTGTAATAGATCCCGGAGACGATACCGACACCATACTTCAGTTCATCGAAGACCACAATATCAAAGTCGTCGAAATAATTGCCACACACGGACATTTTGACCACATAGGGCGCGTCGCATCCCTAAAAGAAAAAACCGGCGCGCCATTCGCCATCCACAAAGCCGATGTATTCATGGTCGAGGCGCTTACAGACATTGTCGCACCCCTGGGCCTTCAAACCGACCCACCGCCCAAAATCGACCGCTTTATCGATGAAGGCGACACCGTAGTCTTTGGCCGCAAAACCCTGAACATCCTCCATGTACCGGGTCACGCGCCCGGCAACATCGCCCTCACCTGGCCGGGCCACGCCATTATTGGCGACACGGTATTCGCTGGCTCTATTGGCCGAACCGACCTCGAAGGCGCAGACTTGCAAACGCTCATGGACTCAATCCACACCAAAATCCTCACCCTCCCCGACGACACAATACTTCACCCCGGGCACGGGCCAGACACAACCATAGACCGCGAAAAACGCATCAACCCATTTCTCATATAGGACCAATTCTCACATGAACATCTCCACCACCATCGGCAACATCCTCGAAAGT contains these protein-coding regions:
- a CDS encoding Gfo/Idh/MocA family oxidoreductase; the protein is MADKLKVGIIGVGGIARTHIPGWAASEHADLIAGSDIDADVLNHWGKNNNISILSTDPEDLFKNPDIDIIDICTPNNYHAPLAIAALEAGKHVICEKPLAPNPALIKNMIAARDKSGKTLMTAQHFRFSGKSKAMRAELDTGVLGDIYHARSWMLRRSGAPNTPGFIQKQHSGGGPCIDIGVHILDLTLWFMNNPNPVSVTGVARAEIAHQKGAFSSWGLIPSAQFDVEDFAAAFVRFDNGATLVLEVSWLLHHKTQGEDMQMWLYGTRGGSHWPSCEIYQSNNDIKQHYNRTLQNTRDLLEPHAQECVEFARAIAEGKPSPVPAEQSLQVMAILDGIYRSQETGEEVKIAQELS
- a CDS encoding trypsin-like peptidase domain-containing protein, yielding MRRWMWILIAGFMVLQVEAKIDPESQATIAQMEKFSEAFAAVASEVNPGVVAVIKKRDVLVGVRRSTGDPFFDYLFGGRQYRQEQRQQSLGSGVIVSRDGYILTNNHVVAEADSIEVELGDGRTFGAILVGTDPQSDVAVLKIDGRDLPALKMGDSDKLKVGSWVLAIGNPYGLRHTVTYGIVSAIGRGNLDIVDYEDFIQTDAAINPGNSGGAMVNLRGELVGLNTAILSRSGGSQGIGLAVPINMARNIMQQILEDGEVKRGYLDVVVQDLTPGLSEPLGLSVNRGALIQEVGEFAEQTGLQPGDVIVGLNDREISSADEFLTRIARTPPGAQVIIEVVRSGGNKKLRVTVDAFDPFRGLKEIERQRVLGLNVQEMTPGIARQFGYNAQWGMLITDVRAGSAADAARLQRGDVIREMNRKAMRSMGDYEDVLAELKPGDEVGIIIRRETRRHYANFYAVLKVPK
- a CDS encoding MBL fold metallo-hydrolase; the protein is MIFISTIVGPLEVNCYILACEKTRKGIVIDPGDDTDTILQFIEDHNIKVVEIIATHGHFDHIGRVASLKEKTGAPFAIHKADVFMVEALTDIVAPLGLQTDPPPKIDRFIDEGDTVVFGRKTLNILHVPGHAPGNIALTWPGHAIIGDTVFAGSIGRTDLEGADLQTLMDSIHTKILTLPDDTILHPGHGPDTTIDREKRINPFLI